In a genomic window of Gossypium arboreum isolate Shixiya-1 chromosome 7, ASM2569848v2, whole genome shotgun sequence:
- the LOC108451320 gene encoding CBL-interacting serine/threonine-protein kinase 3, with protein sequence MSQPKIKRRVGKYEVGRTIGEGTFAKVKFARNSETGEAVALKILDKEKVLKHKMAEQIKREIATMKLIQHPNVVRLYEVMGSKTKIFIVLEFVTGGELFDKIVNNGRMREDEARRYFQQLINAVDYCHSRGVYHRDLKPENLLLDAYGNLKVSDFGLSALSKQVRDDGLLHTTCGTPNYVAPEVLNDRGYDGATADLWSCGVILFVLLAGYLPFDDSNIMNLYKKISAAEFTCPPWLSFSAMKLITRILDPNPITRITIPEILQDEWFKKDYKPPMFEEKDDTSLDDVEAVFRDSEEHHVTEKREEQPTPMNAFELISMSNGLNLGNLFDAEQGFKRETRFTSTRPANEIIHKIEEAAKPLGFDVHKKNYKMRLENMKAGRKGNLNVATEIFQVAPSLHMVEVRKAKGDTLEFHKFYKNLSSSLDDVVWKTEEDMKEVK encoded by the exons ATGAGTCAACCTAAAATCAAGCGTCGTGTGGGTAAATATGAGGTGGGAAGGACAATTGGGGAGGGGACATTTGCTAAAGTGAAGTTTGCAAGAAATTCTGAGACAGGGGAAGCTGTGGCACTTAAGATCCTTGATAAAGAGAAGGTTCTCAAGCACAAGATGGCTGAACAG ATCAAGCGGGAAATAGCAACAATGAAGTTGATACAGCATCCAAATGTTGTTCGTTTATACGAG GTGATGGGAAGCAAGACAAAGATATTTATTGTTTTGGAGTTTGTTACCGGGGGAGAGCTCTTTGACAAAATT GTAAACAATGGACGGATGAGAGAAGATGAGGCACGGAGATACTTCCAGCAGCTCATTAATGCTGTTGATTATTGCCATAGCAGGGGTGTATACCATAGAGACCTGAAG CCTGAAAATTTGCTCTTAGATGCTTACGGTAACCTCAAAGTTTCTGACTTTGGATTGAGTGCACTATCTAAGCAAGTCAGG GATGATGGTCTCCTTCACACTACCTGTGGAACACCAAATTACGTTGCTCCTGAG GTCCTTAATGATAGAGGTTATGACGGGGCAACTGCGGACCTCTGGTCGTGTGGCGTGATACTCTTTGTGTTGCTTGCAGGTTACTTGCCTTTTGATGATTCTAATATTATGAATCTCTATAAAAAG ATTTCAGCAGCTGAATTCACTTGCCCCCCTTGGCTATCTTTTAGTGCGATGAAATTGATAACTCGAATCTTGGATCCGAACCCAATTACC CGCATTACCATTCCCGAAATTTTGCAAGATGAATGGTTTAAGAAAGATTACAAACCTCCCATGTTCGAGGAGAAAGACGATACGAGCTTAGATGATGTAGAAGCTGTATTTAGGGATTCTGAA GAGCACCATGTTACGGAAAAGCGAGAAGAACAACCAACACCTATGAATGCATTTGAGTTAATTTCTATGTCAAACGGGTTAAACCTTGGGAACCTGTTTGATGCGGAACAG GGATTTAAGAGAGAAACAAGGTTTACATCTACACGTCCTGCTAATGAGATTATCCACAAGATTGAGGAAGCCGCAAAGCCTCTCGGGTTTGATGTGCACAAGAAGAACTACAAG ATGAGACTTGAGAATATGAAAGCTGGGAGGAAAGGGAACCTTAACGTGGCCACGGAG ATATTTCAAGTGGCACCTTCTTTGCATATGGTCGAGGTGCGAAAAGCTAAGGGCGATACACTGGAATTCCACAAG TTCTATAAAAACCTTTCAAGCTCTCTCGATGATGTAGTTTGGAAAACTGAGGAGGACATGAAAGAGGTGAAGTAA
- the LOC108451357 gene encoding vacuolar protein sorting-associated protein 26B-like isoform X5: MNYLVGAFKLPCNIFISFADGRIRKQVPLKKENGKTVMVALFQSQESIVGEVVIEPVHRKKVEHNGVKIVLLGQIELYFDRGNFYDFTSLVRELDIPGELYERKTYPFEFSTVEMLYESYNGVNVRLRYILKVTISRDYVSNIVEYQEFVVRNYTPPPSINNSIKMEVGIEDCLHIEFEYSKSKYHLKDVIIGKIYFLLVRIKLKNMELEIRRRESTGSGPNTHVETETFAKFELMDGASVRGESIPIRLFLSPYELTPTYQNINNKFSVKYYLNLVLVDEEDRRYFKQQETTMYRLLETS; the protein is encoded by the exons ATG AATTACCTAGTTGGAGCTTTCAAGCTGCCGTGtaatattttcatttcatttgCAGATGGAAGAATCCGTAAGCAG GTTCCACTAAAGAAGGAAAATGGGAAAACAGTTATGGTTGCTCTCTTCCAGAGCCAAGAAAGTATTGTAGGAGAG GTTGTTATAGAACCAGTACATAGGAAGAAGGTCGAACATAATGGAGTAAAAATTGTGCTCCTTGGTCAGATAG AATTATATTTTGATAGAGGCAACTTCTATGATTTTACCTCCCTTG TGCGCGAACTAGATATTCCTGGTGAATTGTACGAAAGAAAAACATATCCATTTGAATTTTCTACGGTGGAGATGCTATATGAGTCTTATAATGGAGTCAATGTTAGGCTTAG GTATATACTGAAAGTGACAATCAGTAGAGACTATGTCAGCAACATTGTGGAGTACCAAGAATTTGTG GTTCGCAACTATACTCCACCTCCATCAATCAATAACAGTATCAAG ATGGAAGTCGGGATTGAGGATTGTCTACATATTGAATTTGAGTACAGTAAAAGCAA GTATCATTTGAAGGATGTCATTATCGGcaaaatttattttcttcttGTTAGAATTAAGTTAAAAAATATGGAGCTTGAGATCAGGCGTCGAGAGTCCACTGGATCAGGCCCTAATACACATGTTGAGACAGAGACCTTTGCAAAATTTGAGTTGATGGATGGTGCTTCTGTAAGAG GCGAATCCATTCCTATCAGACTCTTTTTAAGTCCATATGAACTGACACCGACATATCAGAACATCAACAATAAATTCAGTGTGAAATACTATTTGAATCTTGTTCTAGTGGACGAAGAAGATCGCCGGTACTTCAAACAGCAAGAAACCACTATGTACCGGCTTCTTGAAACTTCATAG
- the LOC108451357 gene encoding vacuolar protein sorting-associated protein 26A-like isoform X3 encodes MEESVPLKKENGKTVMVALFQSQESIVGEVVIEPVHRKKVEHNGVKIVLLGQIELYFDRGNFYDFTSLVRELDIPGELYERKTYPFEFSTVEMLYESYNGVNVRLRYILKVTISRDYVSNIVEYQEFVVRNYTPPPSINNSIKMEVGIEDCLHIEFEYSKSKYHLKDVIIGKIYFLLVRIKLKNMELEIRRRESTGSGPNTHVETETFAKFELMDGASVRELWSILRKLSNSSYYQCFLRANPFLSDSF; translated from the exons ATGGAAGAATCC GTTCCACTAAAGAAGGAAAATGGGAAAACAGTTATGGTTGCTCTCTTCCAGAGCCAAGAAAGTATTGTAGGAGAG GTTGTTATAGAACCAGTACATAGGAAGAAGGTCGAACATAATGGAGTAAAAATTGTGCTCCTTGGTCAGATAG AATTATATTTTGATAGAGGCAACTTCTATGATTTTACCTCCCTTG TGCGCGAACTAGATATTCCTGGTGAATTGTACGAAAGAAAAACATATCCATTTGAATTTTCTACGGTGGAGATGCTATATGAGTCTTATAATGGAGTCAATGTTAGGCTTAG GTATATACTGAAAGTGACAATCAGTAGAGACTATGTCAGCAACATTGTGGAGTACCAAGAATTTGTG GTTCGCAACTATACTCCACCTCCATCAATCAATAACAGTATCAAG ATGGAAGTCGGGATTGAGGATTGTCTACATATTGAATTTGAGTACAGTAAAAGCAA GTATCATTTGAAGGATGTCATTATCGGcaaaatttattttcttcttGTTAGAATTAAGTTAAAAAATATGGAGCTTGAGATCAGGCGTCGAGAGTCCACTGGATCAGGCCCTAATACACATGTTGAGACAGAGACCTTTGCAAAATTTGAGTTGATGGATGGTGCTTCTGTAAGAG AGTTATGGAGCATATTGAGGAAATTGTCTAACTCAAGCTATTACCAATGCTTCTTACGAGCGAATCCATTCCTATCAGACTCTTTTTAA
- the LOC108451357 gene encoding vacuolar protein sorting-associated protein 26B-like isoform X4 produces the protein MNYLVGAFKLPCNIFISFADGRIRSTKEGKWENSYGCSLPEPRKYCRRELYFDRGNFYDFTSLVRELDIPGELYERKTYPFEFSTVEMLYESYNGVNVRLRYILKVTISRDYVSNIVEYQEFVVRNYTPPPSINNSIKMEVGIEDCLHIEFEYSKSKYHLKDVIIGKIYFLLVRIKLKNMELEIRRRESTGSGPNTHVETETFAKFELMDGASVRELWSILRKLSNSSYYQCFLRANPFLSDSF, from the exons ATG AATTACCTAGTTGGAGCTTTCAAGCTGCCGTGtaatattttcatttcatttgCAGATGGAAGAATCC GTTCCACTAAAGAAGGAAAATGGGAAAACAGTTATGGTTGCTCTCTTCCAGAGCCAAGAAAGTATTGTAGGAGAG AATTATATTTTGATAGAGGCAACTTCTATGATTTTACCTCCCTTG TGCGCGAACTAGATATTCCTGGTGAATTGTACGAAAGAAAAACATATCCATTTGAATTTTCTACGGTGGAGATGCTATATGAGTCTTATAATGGAGTCAATGTTAGGCTTAG GTATATACTGAAAGTGACAATCAGTAGAGACTATGTCAGCAACATTGTGGAGTACCAAGAATTTGTG GTTCGCAACTATACTCCACCTCCATCAATCAATAACAGTATCAAG ATGGAAGTCGGGATTGAGGATTGTCTACATATTGAATTTGAGTACAGTAAAAGCAA GTATCATTTGAAGGATGTCATTATCGGcaaaatttattttcttcttGTTAGAATTAAGTTAAAAAATATGGAGCTTGAGATCAGGCGTCGAGAGTCCACTGGATCAGGCCCTAATACACATGTTGAGACAGAGACCTTTGCAAAATTTGAGTTGATGGATGGTGCTTCTGTAAGAG AGTTATGGAGCATATTGAGGAAATTGTCTAACTCAAGCTATTACCAATGCTTCTTACGAGCGAATCCATTCCTATCAGACTCTTTTTAA
- the LOC108451357 gene encoding vacuolar protein sorting-associated protein 26A-like isoform X1: protein MNYLVGAFKLPCNIFISFADGRIRKQVPLKKENGKTVMVALFQSQESIVGEVVIEPVHRKKVEHNGVKIVLLGQIELYFDRGNFYDFTSLVRELDIPGELYERKTYPFEFSTVEMLYESYNGVNVRLRYILKVTISRDYVSNIVEYQEFVVRNYTPPPSINNSIKMEVGIEDCLHIEFEYSKSKYHLKDVIIGKIYFLLVRIKLKNMELEIRRRESTGSGPNTHVETETFAKFELMDGASVRELWSILRKLSNSSYYQCFLRANPFLSDSF, encoded by the exons ATG AATTACCTAGTTGGAGCTTTCAAGCTGCCGTGtaatattttcatttcatttgCAGATGGAAGAATCCGTAAGCAG GTTCCACTAAAGAAGGAAAATGGGAAAACAGTTATGGTTGCTCTCTTCCAGAGCCAAGAAAGTATTGTAGGAGAG GTTGTTATAGAACCAGTACATAGGAAGAAGGTCGAACATAATGGAGTAAAAATTGTGCTCCTTGGTCAGATAG AATTATATTTTGATAGAGGCAACTTCTATGATTTTACCTCCCTTG TGCGCGAACTAGATATTCCTGGTGAATTGTACGAAAGAAAAACATATCCATTTGAATTTTCTACGGTGGAGATGCTATATGAGTCTTATAATGGAGTCAATGTTAGGCTTAG GTATATACTGAAAGTGACAATCAGTAGAGACTATGTCAGCAACATTGTGGAGTACCAAGAATTTGTG GTTCGCAACTATACTCCACCTCCATCAATCAATAACAGTATCAAG ATGGAAGTCGGGATTGAGGATTGTCTACATATTGAATTTGAGTACAGTAAAAGCAA GTATCATTTGAAGGATGTCATTATCGGcaaaatttattttcttcttGTTAGAATTAAGTTAAAAAATATGGAGCTTGAGATCAGGCGTCGAGAGTCCACTGGATCAGGCCCTAATACACATGTTGAGACAGAGACCTTTGCAAAATTTGAGTTGATGGATGGTGCTTCTGTAAGAG AGTTATGGAGCATATTGAGGAAATTGTCTAACTCAAGCTATTACCAATGCTTCTTACGAGCGAATCCATTCCTATCAGACTCTTTTTAA
- the LOC108451357 gene encoding vacuolar protein sorting-associated protein 26A-like isoform X2, with translation MNYLVGAFKLPCNIFISFADGRIRKQVPLKKENGKTVMVALFQSQESIVGEVVIEPVHRKKVEHNGVKIVLLGQIELYFDRGNFYDFTSLVRELDIPGELYERKTYPFEFSTVEMLYESYNGVNVRLRYILKVTISRDYVSNIVEYQEFVVRNYTPPPSINNSIKMEVGIEDCLHIEFEYSKSKYHLKDVIIGKIYFLLVRIKLKNMELEIRRRESTGSGPNTHVETETFAKFELMDGASVRGWFKDLSASGLPV, from the exons ATG AATTACCTAGTTGGAGCTTTCAAGCTGCCGTGtaatattttcatttcatttgCAGATGGAAGAATCCGTAAGCAG GTTCCACTAAAGAAGGAAAATGGGAAAACAGTTATGGTTGCTCTCTTCCAGAGCCAAGAAAGTATTGTAGGAGAG GTTGTTATAGAACCAGTACATAGGAAGAAGGTCGAACATAATGGAGTAAAAATTGTGCTCCTTGGTCAGATAG AATTATATTTTGATAGAGGCAACTTCTATGATTTTACCTCCCTTG TGCGCGAACTAGATATTCCTGGTGAATTGTACGAAAGAAAAACATATCCATTTGAATTTTCTACGGTGGAGATGCTATATGAGTCTTATAATGGAGTCAATGTTAGGCTTAG GTATATACTGAAAGTGACAATCAGTAGAGACTATGTCAGCAACATTGTGGAGTACCAAGAATTTGTG GTTCGCAACTATACTCCACCTCCATCAATCAATAACAGTATCAAG ATGGAAGTCGGGATTGAGGATTGTCTACATATTGAATTTGAGTACAGTAAAAGCAA GTATCATTTGAAGGATGTCATTATCGGcaaaatttattttcttcttGTTAGAATTAAGTTAAAAAATATGGAGCTTGAGATCAGGCGTCGAGAGTCCACTGGATCAGGCCCTAATACACATGTTGAGACAGAGACCTTTGCAAAATTTGAGTTGATGGATGGTGCTTCTGTAAGAG GGTGGTTTAAAGACCTGTCAGCCAGCGGATTACCTGTCTAG
- the LOC108487222 gene encoding serine/threonine-protein kinase GRIK1-like, with protein sequence MFGKSFSFAKDFGFCGCFGYTTKPKRSRSRCRPNSQDFFLDEEIEEEDSCLYNDDFTSTSQVDVVEPISRAKRSEEILRFKLNNGMICRQFIVKETNRIIRSEDENGNKMVNEYVREYRIGSGSYGKVVLYRNSVDGKHYAIKAFHRSHLLKLRVAPSETAMTDVLCEVLIMKMLEHPNIVNLIEVIDDPTTDQFYMVLEYVEGKWVLEGSSPPGAIGEDTARKYLRDIVSGLMYLHAHNIVHGDIKPDNLLITKTGSVKIGDFSVSQVFEDDNDELRRSPGTPVFTAPECCLGLTYRGKAADTWAVGVTLYFMVLGKYPFLGETLQDTYEKIVNNPLVLPNDLNPELRNLLEGLLCKDPKQRMTLNAVAENPWVIGEEGPIPQYLCWCKGNSCHREESNCRNGTHQSEA encoded by the exons ATGTTTGGTAAGAGCTTTTCATTTGCTAAAGATTTTGGCTTTTGCGGTTGCTTTGGCTACACAACAAAGCCCAAACGGTCGAGGTCCCGTTGCAGGCCAAACTCCCAGGACTTTTTTTTAGATGaagaaatagaagaagaggaTAGTTGTTTATATAACGATGATTTTACGAGCACTTCTCAAGTAGATGTGGTTGAGCCTATAAGCCGTGCCAAGCGTTCTGAGGAGATTTTGAGGTTCAAACTCAACAATGGAATGATTTGCAGGCAATTTATAGTTAAGGAAACCAACAGGATTATTCGCTCAGAG GATGAAAATGGGAATAAGATGGTTAATGAATATGTGCGTGAATATAGGATTGGTTCTGGCAGCTATGGAAAAGTG GTTCTATATCGAAACAGTGTAGATGGGAAACACTATGCTATTAAG GCTTTTCATAGGTCTCATTTGTTAAAGCTACGGGTTGCTCCATCAGAGACTGCAATGACCGATGTTCTTTGTGAG gttctaattatgaaaatgttgGAGCATCCCAATATAGTAAATCTCATTGAGGTGATTGATGACCCAACCACGGATCAATTTTACATGG TTCTTGAATATGTGGAAGGAAAATGGGTTTTGGAAGGTTCTAGTCCTCCTGGAGCCATTGGAGAAGATACTGCTAGGAAGTATTTGCGAGATATAGTATCTGGGCTTATGTACCTCCATGCACAT AATATTGTGCATGGAGATATAAAGCCTGATAATTTATTGATTACTAAAACGGGTTCGGTGAAGATAGGAGACTTCAGTGTCAGCCAGGTGTTTGAG GATGATAATGATGAGCTTCGTCGTTCGCCTGGGACTCCTGTTTTCACTGCACCTGAGTGCTGCCTAG GCTTAACCTATCGAGGAAAAGCTGCAGATACATGGGCTGTAGGAGTTACGTTGTACTTTATGGTACTGGGAAAATATCCGTTTCTCGGTGAAACACTACAGGATACGTATGAAAAG ATTGTTAATAACCCTCTGGTTCTGCCAAATGACTTGAACCCAGAGTTGAGGAATCTCCTGGAAGGACTTCTTTGCAAAG accCAAAACAGAGGATGACTTTAAATGCAGTAGCAGAGAATCCCTGGGTTATAGGAGAAGAAGGACCAATCCCCCAATACTTGTGTTGGTGTAAGGGTAATAGCTGCCACAGGGAAGAATCTAATTGCAGAAATGGTACTCACCAGTCTGAAGCTTAA